gtttacctcaccccctcggtcttactttagtcctcaatacggcgtcacacgtcacacactcagatgcgcgtgtacgataacgtcgatgtgtggtgtctgtgtaaaatcagtttaatgaagtgtccggtgtgcgCCTTTGGGCAGAATTACTGCTAGCTTCAGGGTCCGATGTTACTAATTACATTGCAGGTTCCATTAGATGCGTATCTAATTTACATCCTATGGCCAAATTACACTAAACTTGATAGACGTATTGATAATTAATCTCTCTGTTGCTACAAATAATTTACTGCTATTATCTGTTGGCATGATGGCTATTAAATTAACATATAAGTAATCCTGTAACATATTCTTCTTATATGAACACTATGCTAAGGCAAATCTATGTAAATATGTAATGTGAAAGAAATCCCGTCAAAAACATCACACTCTCtacatgtgtttttatttatttatttattgttcaagTAATTAACAGCTTATATagttatacatcatcatcatcagcccattaacgtccccactgctggggcacgggccttccctatggatggatagggagaacgggccttaaaccatcacgcgggcccagtgcggattgatggttattaacgactgctaatgcagccggaaccaacggcttaacgtgccttccgaagcaaggaggagctcgagatgaaaactttttttttgtggtcacccatcctatgaccgacctttgcgaaagttgcttaacttcaacaatcgcacaccgagcgcgtttaccactgcgccaccgagctcctcaataatatagtagtgatataatatattattttaagtaacaagAAAGCCATAATAGATTACCCCGGGTTACATTATGAAACGTGTAGGTATCACTTAGTTTACAATTATACATAGAAAACCTtcgatatatgtatattatgatcgaagtaggaaacaaacaaaaattaggAAAAATATGCCTGGTGTTGGTCATCATTCTTCACGACTGATTTATACTAGGTATTCCTattcatcattatctccctagcattatttcgtttttcaccACCTGCGTAAGTACCTATGCGGTGTCCCACCTGCTCGTGGTACCGGACCTTTCGAGTGGCTGAGTTGGCAGCCAAGCTCAAGCATGCTAAGTACGCGGATCTGAAAGCTGCATACGTGTTTGTGCCCGTGGCTTTTGAGACTGCAGGTCCTTGGGGTAGTGAGGCGAGGGAATTGAAcagggagatcggccggagactcaaagtcagagggaGTGAGCCTAGGTCTGTGTCTTATCTGGTTCAACGCATATCAGAGGCTGTGCATCGCGGCAATGCCGCCAGTGTGTGACCAGGTCACACTCAGAACACTTAAGCATCTAATTGaatgtgacgaagttacgtatttttctttttagtaaaatcaaaaggaaaaaataataagtaagtaccttataATTGGCTGCCTATGTACGCACTACCGTGCGTGCGTGCAGTAAGAATATACACTTCCGCAGTGTCAGGCATGGAAAAAAAcaagtacttactaataaagTCCTACTACCTGTAATAAATTACAGTACAGGTATCAGAACCTCATACGTAAGGTCGATATTAAATAATACCCCAGGcgattaattaaatacactttatttacagtacaaaatatgaaaaaaatagaaCATTAAAATGGCACCCTCATAGCCGAATAGCCCTTCGTGGTTAACATAGAATAGTGAATGGTAATAAAAAAATCCTCAAAGCTCTTTtctcataaaattattattattttctattcgcAACAATCGAAAGGTTCTAATTTCAAATCAAAGCACTAATGAAGTGGGTAAGCAACTAGATGAAGTCGCGTCATACGGGTTCCTTTTGCTATTTTAGCACGGAACCCTAAGAGAGACCTAATATGAGATAACTTTCAGGAAACAGTTTTAATGTAATGTCCAAACGTCAAAGgataaatgtacctacctacgtagtTGCAAACGTTCTGTTTCAAACAAATAACATGATATCGCTTTTTCGCTGGACTTAATGCTACACTGACTTATTACTATGGtcgttatttttattgaaatattaataatatgagGTACGACCTCGCAATGTATGTTTGTACATGGAGATAATTAAACACAACACCAATACTGAGGCTTTTTCTTTTCAACCACAATAAACAGTTACCTTAACTCTTTCAAATCTAATTCTATTCGAAGTTCacgtccaactgggcactctcagggcaaatgtaccgagtgagagcccttagcgttctccatttgtccggccaagttgttaatgccattagcggcaaatctacaataaattacgCTAAAAAAGAGTGCGTATTTTTTGCTTAAAAAACTCGTAGCTCAGTTAGTCTCAGCTGGCGGGGACGCACAAACCAAGGATATCCAGATACGCCAGTTACCTTGGGGTTTAAAAAAGGCCTCATCGAAGATAAtcatctaaataagcaatattgcaatttgacattagcgcatataaaagtaagtgcgcaatacagtgaaatgtcaaatagcaatattgctttttgagatgaattacttcgatgtcgCCTTGGGGGTCAAtaaggccaaatcgaagcaattcatctaaaaaagcaatattgctatttgacagagttgttcgcattgcgcacttttttacttattttttgaaccttaatactaaaaatacaatttgtgaATGCCTTGCAAAACTGTTTAACCAGTTtttctgcaggaaagagtctctattaataatatgaacatttgtaagtaggagcacagttaatttaacaattataacataaattagCTAGGACACAAGTCTAAAGTCCAAACAAATCGAGTGTCttgagtggctgcaagttgtctttaattactggtggctctgcccaccccattagggattacgggcgtgactttatgtatgtatgtgtatgtacgaGTCTAAAAggtattgtttaagtatttaatatgcGTCAATGTCAAAtacaacattgttttttttttaatgaattgcttagatatggcctttttaacccccctggtcctCATTTCAAAGTACCTggtatattttaaaacataagtaGGGATTTCGGCTTATAATTGTCAAAGTAGTCTCGGTACTGGGGTACCAGGACAGTGAGGGTCCCAGGGAGGCCGCAGTTGGTCAGGGACATCTCCACAAACTCGTAGTCCAGCTCTTTCTCCACGCAGAGGTCCTGCAGGAATTGGCACCACTCGTCCCAGTCCAACTCCGTTTTACTATggaaaaaaatatctcattCTTACCTCACAAAAAGAACACACTTTTGGGTTCAAAAGTGAGATCGACTTTGCCTATCTAcgttcatcatcttcctagaaCACAtggaccgcttacctaacatgaagatttgacaggtccggtttttcacagaagcgactgcctgtctgaccttccaacctgcgaagggaaaaccagcccaatacaggttaggtcacatacctccaaaaaattctcggtaatgtgggtcctaacgatgttttccttcaccactcagcacgtgataatcatttatgatccaaacatgaattcgaaaacaaattcgacaatcattggtctaggcctgtggtggattcgaacctgcgacctcaaagtgagaggcaagggttctaccaactggtctaCCACGGCTTCCGGCACGGCATCCACAGTTTCGACTTGGGGTTTTTCTATGGAAAGAAATATCtcatttcaataaaattaaatacacattTAGGTGAATTTTCGAAAGTGCTATTCTAAGTCTACTTAAGTAcgcaatatttttaaattattccgaCTACGCTTGCACCATAGAAATACTTTGTCTTTTTGACTTCAATGTCCTtggcattttatttattatttatttatttatttgtacacaatgaaacagacacaagaaacatacaaagaaaacagatagtacaggcaagcttatctctaaataaagagatttcattttcattgatttcatttttcatttttttcatttttttttatttgcattttctttttttttgacgtgacttattgtagatttgccgcaaatggcattaactacttggccggacaaatggggagcgctgaaggctctaacccGGTGAATGTGGCATCTtctaaatataggtaagtacagtcatgtaaaagtcggacggacagacagacagacggtTTTAGTAGAAACCCTAAAATGAACCAAGAAAGTTTAGAAATCAAACAATGTCCACCTTTACACCTTTATTGTGCTTTTATAACATATATTTAGCTTGCTATTTTCTATGACCTCTCTTtcaatacaatttatattattatgaggttaagtttatttttcaaagtagAAAATTCCACCCTGCGGTGCACAGACGCAGAGTCGCTGACAGATGTGGTGCTCTCCCCAATATTTTATCCTCagattttatctttattaaacTACTATAGTCTAAGACACCGCGATCCCCAAACCTTCGTTACTTTATAAAAGCTGAAAGTTTCTGTGCGCTTAATTCCCAGCCCagataatcatcatcaatttaagagccacgctcttgtcggtgtagcattttccattccagtctatcaaaggccaattccttgacttccctataagacacgacgttaacctgttctttaatctgttccatgtaagctcttcttggtcttccccttcctctctttccttctagcttgccttctatgatgtttttaatgaattcgtcgtgtcttattaggtgtccaatcatcttgcctcttctgtcctgaataattctcagtatttgtctcttttcacatcaaaaaaaagctGATATTTTCGcttggtattaacaatgtgatgtgtgtgtgtgtgtgtgtgtgtgtgatgtatgTGTCACTATTTTTTCCAAAGTATCTTATTGTTAAATAATTCAGTAAGAATATACACTTCCGCAGTGTTATCTATATAACCTTAAAAGACATATCTAAGATGAGGGTGACGTACTCTTTATAGAAAACCCCCCAaagtaatacaatacaaacacactttattgcaccaaaataaaaagaaataattacataaagtctcttaactaagtacatggcaaatggcggccttatcgcttaaagcgatttcttccagacaaccataatgtgaggaaaaatgtaaaaaagaaaaataattgaaagattgcgggtacaaactataagtacaacttaccaataaatacatgcaaatatagtattttatgcaacagttgtataagaagggtcaaaaaatgcgagtggcgtgagttgcgatgtgagccttggcgaacatcgcaataagagacgccacgagcattttttgacctagttatacaacgttgcatacaatactttttctacgacgacgtaattttaaatgaaacaaaaattttccaatttattttccaacgcgcgggaaaatggcggcaaatgtacacttttttttatagtatatctatggcaccaaacaaagtaaaggtgccagtctccaggtcaaaaaaaaaaaacaacaacaatgcttttttggcgacattatagtacagttacactttgtaaacaatgcttttataggccatagagcgtacactttttcaaagagtttaattatgtatgtacttatattagactttttggttatttaaatgccagattaaagtagaggagtagaaaatagtattttatgcaacagttgtataagaagggtcaaaaaatgcgagtggcgtgagttgcgatgtgagccttggcgaacatcgcaataagagacgccacgagcattttttgacctagttatacaacgttgcatacaatactttttctacgacgacgtaattttaaacgaaacacaaaaattttccaatttattttccaacgcgcgggaaaatggcggcaaatgtatactttttttttatagtatatctatggcaccaaacaaagtaaaggtgccagtatccaggtcaaaaaaaaaaaaacaacaacaatgcttttttggcgacattatagtacagttacactttgtaaacaatgcttttataggccatagagcgtacactttttcaaagagtttaattatgtatgtacttatattagactttttggttatttaaatgccagattaaagtagaggagtagaaaaaatatataacatacttacaaatataatatatacgtaacctatatacataacctaacatatacttttctgttattaaaaaaaatgatattttcgCATCAAACTTGTTGTAGTTATTGTCTAAggtaaggctttttggcgggaacggaaacgggacagttgctttcttcactgaataatctaaataatcaatacgaagtggtgttttgcgGTTAATGattgcattaagttagtcggaaaacattcgcgatagtgttattatatcggaatattaaatgaacaaagtgtatctatctattttcgcttagtgccaacaagccgcttcacaACTCGAAACTTTacgcggacttttgagttaattcgtttggggttcggagtaggagtctgctccgagggtaggggcttaggtttcatcattcatcgtcatcacctttcatcatttcattattcatcatcaagaaaaaaaatacataagacatggctgtatgggcatagttccctttgccttgcccttcggggaaaaccaaaacaaatgtCTAAGGTAaacaacaaaaagaaataagatGCACTCCAAATTCGCGATTGCGaactaaatgaaaaaaaaaaagttaagtgtAAATCTTGTGATATAGAACCCGTCGCTGGGGTTTCCGAGTCGCACTTAGCCGGTTTTAGTACACGCATGCTCCGATGAACAATGGTAGAGACACAAGAAGCGACTGCttttgaaaataatatgtatgaaGTTTGCGCAGACAATGCAACAACTAAACGCAAGGCTTTCATCGCTTACACAGGAAAGATGCTATGCGCATGCATTTAACATGGCGTCATAATATATCTActtatgaaaatttaaataataatatatataagtatgtaaaaaaacatataggattgtttggccccggctatacaggttgtgagaagctgcagtagttttaggcggatgagacgttcgttatgtaaaaattgacgatttaaagtgtaactatagtagacgacaggtcgacatggcaattctctagtgacgtgacgtggtgtctccgacttttataataaaatcttccatttcattttccattcccatgtcttttttccaatattcattttaaagGTTCTGGACATGTTTTTCGAAATTGCTCCAGTTTTCTGCCGTGACTGACAAAATTGCATTCGTTGTTATCTCTTTAAGCTTTGTCAACCACAAATCGctctttatgttgtgtttttaaaacacaatagtaataaattatgtgagcgagattataatcgataaacgcggtcgatatgGACTCGTGCGACagactaagactaagacgcagcggggactgtgcgggtgtgcggggcgaccccgcctccgcggctcacctcatgccccgattgccatgtcgacctgtcgtcaacagtatgttacctactgaataaagatatttttgaatttgaatttgacatgcatataaaaagctgtcactgtggtcctgtggttcatagtttgcttctcaaacgaggaacgcctgttcgaaacccggtaccgaacttgcaccaatgagttattcttcttctattgtgtgggttgtgaggtggattaccaactctatcccacatgagccatgccaaacgcctttggcggctcaatagtaactttggaaccagggttgatgaactCTGTCATTGACCTCGAAAgaagccaagttgcaaatgatgTAGAAAAGTGACAGTGGCGGTGAAAAAAAACTTTACAGCAGTTTGTTCACAGAAAGATcactttcttcttctattttaGTAGGTACAATATTTAAACAGTAGATAGGTACGCAAGTAGGTGCATAAGTTTTGAGTTCAGGATAAGGTCAACGATTCTGGTTCaacattttaaactaaaattgcTGTCACAAACCCTATGTAAAAATACTTTACATTTTTGCCTAAAAATAACTTTAGAACATAGACAGCCCATTATACAGGTTGGCTCAAAAAGGTTCACGTTCAAACTGAAAAAATAGACATAGGCATTGGCTATCAAAAACACCCCCGCATGTTCAACAATTGTTTAGGACATATGatccattttgtaccttttaagatattttctaccttacttcagaaatcattactttgtcgctatctctttcttaatacTTTACTTCATACCTGTTCTTAAGAAAGTGGATCACtagctgaaaaaataaaaacagcaataaaaagttattggaagtcgaAACTGACAATTTGTTCAAAATAATGATGAAAACTGCCTATATCTGCTACCAGGTGTCGCTACTTCTGAAAGTTCTTAAACGACAGTTCCccgtactatttgagtaaagaaACTATtgctttggttatatttttctgagtcaaagattataaaattataaaatcctAATCTTGAAATAGAAACCACTCtaagatttgatttgatttaatttgaataagtacgacatttgaccgcttttgtcaatgacgtcacaagacggtacttccatacaaactccaaagaaaactttcgtttgacgtttcgtaaaaagtatctcatttgactaggttgccaagtagcttattattaaaaagaacacctccaccaaacgcattggagcagcgtggtggagtatgctccataccgcctccggttgattgacagTAGGCTTGTGTTCAGCAGTGGGATttataatataggctgtttatattatttaccagAATACCAGCAccgcacaggcctaaaccaatgactatcgagtttgttttcgacttcatgtttggatcataaatgattatcacgtgctcagcggtgaaggaaaacatcataaggaaacccacattcccgagaaatgcattttcggaagtatgtggcctaaactgtattgggctggttttcccttcgcgcgttggaaggtcagacaggcagtcgcttctgtaaaaaaccggacctgtcaattcttcaggttaggtaagctgctTACTGGGTCTGctgcagaccctgtgaaaaacgggatgatgatgatgatgttaatgtTCTGTAATAATTATTAGTCTTCAGTTAAAAATGTACGGGATTCCCTGTCCTCTACCTAAGCAGTTCCCTGGTCTATTAATAGAGCTGTCAGTTACACCCATAATCTATCAACTGTACACCTATATGGCAATTACATTCGAACACGATAGTGGTTGCGTAAAACGTTGTAGCCTCAAGGCAAATACgctttaataaatacattttgattGCAATCAGTTAAAAATACATGCtattagtgacgtcgtaacgaaaactttcacggatgtttcagaccatgattctgagttgatgctGAGATGATTCTgagatatcaagtcgaattttccgtcgcaaaagtgtgaaactgaaaatattttcaaattataaaaaaatcgttaaggtgtcactaacatccatacgtacCTGTATGGctgcctgtacgtacttgtCAGGAGTGTAAgatacatcgtaacgaatactgagggggatgattcaactcatgattctgagttaatatcaagggaattttccatagcaaaagtaatgaaaaataattttgaaaaacacaaaaaaaatacatgaattttccgacatgaaattccatttgatatcaattcagaatcttggtctgaaccACCCCCCTCAaaattcgttacggtgtcgctaACACCTTGTAACTCGATCCCGTCGATCCCTAGATTTCGATTGTTGTGCTATGCCCTATAGGCCAGTAGGAGCTGTAAGTATTTACTTTCAATCAACTCGAATACCTGATaggaaagaaaattatttttctttaatagtgGATCGAACTTACCACCACTTGAACCAGACCAAGCCAGTATCGGTCATGGTCAGTTTCCTGTCATCTATGAGCTTGGACTGTCGGAACCAGAAGTCGCTGCGGTACAGAGTTATCGTGCTACCATCTCTCTTCTTCTCCAAGTCCATATATTTAGCGAACTCGTAGAATTGACCATCTAATGTAGCAGCTTCCTCATCCCCCATCGCGATTCAGGATCTGATGACAAAtaatcggcgtgggttgaaaatcaatGTTGCCTTTTGGGTAAATTTTCGCTGAACCCTGGCCTGTTTTGGTGAGCAGCGGCACTCATATACCTttttgttttccaactaaatatttatgcgtgtatattttaatgttgtaaatgtaatgTGTGTCATAGGCTTTCcctaaatacataaacataaacataacataaactgcctatatacgacccactgctgggcacaggcctcccctcaatcaaccggagggggtatggagcatactccaccacgctgctccactgcgggttggtggaggtgttttttacggctaatagccgggaccaacggcttaacgtgccctccgaagcacggaatcatcttacttttccctaaataaacttttttattattattattggtgacggtacggtcacgagtaataatatgtatacactttgaaaccatgtcacattaacttttttgacaaattgaaccgtaagtctcattaaatgtcaaatatgctagtgcgacagggttctgaagtgggtacatgatattgctcatgactgtatacactccatacacatcatcatcattatataaaaataaaaataaaaattagccgtacgacgcccactgctgggcataggcctcccccaaggatctccacgacgatcgcaAGGCAAATACCATACACATATCTCATTCTTACTCTGAGCCGCCTAACGCGAGCGAGCGAGACAACATCACACGTTCTTCCCTTACTACTTAGCGGTTTACGGTCGTTTAagtctaaagtaagacccagagggggtgaagtctgCGTGCGATACGCATTGgtgcggggagttgccgttctatacgtaatattattctttattctatgacggtAGCGTAACAAACAAATTACATCATTACGTATTGTAAAACGAGAAAGCAAACAGTACCTATAAGTAAAAGGAATTCTCAAAGGAGTCTCAAGAAACTGAAAGGAATTGCATGCGATTTGCATTTTTCAAAGACTGTCtgtatgataaaaaaaattactcGCAGCCGCTATTGCAATGACGTTATAATATACGgtatataacaaaatattaataacattttataaaacgttaatttaattaacaaaataCTCGTAACATTGGTGAAAGCAATATTCACGGTTTCATTAAAAAAGAACACTGCAACATCAATTTATCTGCGAGTAGTTCTGAATTTGcattaagccgtggtagcccagttggtagagcgcttgcctctcactttgaggtcgcaggttcgaagccagcgcaagcctaaaccaatgattgtcgaatttgttttcgaattcacgtttgcatcattaatgattatcacgtgctcagcggtgaaggaatacatcatgaggaaacccacattaccgagaaatgcattttcggaagtatgtgacctgggtattgggctggttttcgcttcgcgggttgggaggccAGAcgggcagtggcttctgtaaaaaaccggacctgtcaaatgttcaggttaggtaagcggaccctgtgaataacggaaTAAAAGGGTGATGATGAGTTCTGAATTTGCAGTGCAGTTTAATATTTACAGTATTCAGTGTAATATCACAATTCACTAAGCTTCGCGTGGGCCGCTGTTATTCGTATACATACAACACTCTCATCGCTTCCACTAACTAAACCCTGTGAAATTGTACTTCAATACCTAATGAATCGGaaatattattacgtatttCGTGTACTGGTATTGCTGTAAAATGATTCAAATTAGTGTTGCCCATCGATAGGCCGCTATCgatagtataaaaaaaaatcttcttatcgtctgggttgtgaggtgaaataccaacctcatcagctctggtgtcagggttattattaagccgccaaaggcccctgacatggctcatgtaacgactacatacttacaacagtaaatagtaaccgggaccaacagcttaacgtgccttccgaagcacggatcatcttaatttcggacaatcaggcgatcagcatGGTCATGTCCTAACCAGATCCCTAGGATCACAacgtttgtgatatgtccccaccgtgaaTCGAACCtagggcctccggatcatgagcccaatgctcaaccatgggaccacggaagccgtgttAAAAAAACTTTAGTATCGATATTTTATCTATAGCATCAATGCTATATACTGAGTTACAAGTCACTTCATTGATATAAGGCACTATGCAACTGGCATGATTCGgcatttaaatacttacattgtGGTACTATTATAGACCCAAACTTTAAGTTAATACTTAGTCCTAATTATATTACAGTTACATAAATAGCGTATTAagtgataatggccccgattcctgcagacacttcctaattttattttaagttatacctgtcattttcttacccccgaaaaggaaagggacagacgATTGACAATTattgttaattttgaaatgaaggAATGACCCGGGCGTGTGCTTTGAactaaattctgtcgggttactggcaaatataaaattttaggagGGTGTTTTTATGTCTAAAGTtcacgtgtattccataaattttatgcctgtcaattacccgtcccttactttttcggtggataagaaaatggcaggtataacttaaaataaaattagatggtgtttacaggagtTAGCACCACTATGCATGAGAATAAGCACAATAGGGCGCCGTAGATTTTTTTCATCTGTAGATTGTTTTAAATTGTGTAGTGCATAAGTGAATCTAGAAATGAAACCTGAACCTGAAATATTTGGAATGTGGTCtttgcattttatttgtgtGTTTATAATGTAACCTGGTAATTTGAACGTATTTGCAGTTTCcagtttttaattttcatatcaCATCACTAGTTTATGATCACTAATTTATgaggcacgctcttgtcggtatagcaatTTTCATATTGGAAATCCTTTTTTTTGGAAGGGTCTGAATTGTATTCACTTGgacttttataaattaatttctaTGTCTAATGATACTTAAGCCAATCGACTACTTTTTGTTAGTGTACTTTGTAATTGGTTATTCAGAGTCAAATTATTATGGCATGCAAAAACCACAGATAAGTCATCTGCGAAACGTACACTTGAAGAGTCTATAATTTTGAGTAATTAACTCatatgtatattaaaaataatatacaaccGAACACGCTGCCTTGTGGCAGCGACCCAGTCATGATGGACtttacaaacattttatttgaaaatcaaAGTATTCAATTTGTACATATTGTACCTACTCATTTTTTAAGATAAGAAGCAAACCACTCACGAATTCCACCTCTCACAGCTTTACCATacgatttatttaaaaatatgttgtaAGAAACCCGATTGAAAGCCTTACTTGTGCCCAATAATATaccctacttacctaccttttGCGTACTTCCTCCCAGAACTTG
This genomic interval from Pectinophora gossypiella chromosome Z, ilPecGoss1.1, whole genome shotgun sequence contains the following:
- the LOC126380170 gene encoding tubulin polymerization-promoting protein homolog — protein: MGDEEAATLDGQFYEFAKYMDLEKKRDGSTITLYRSDFWFRQSKLIDDRKLTMTDTGLVWFKWCKTELDWDEWCQFLQDLCVEKELDYEFVEMSLTNCGLPGTLTVLVPQYRDYFDNYKPKSLLMF